The Peribacillus sp. FSL E2-0218 genome contains a region encoding:
- a CDS encoding trimeric intracellular cation channel family protein, which translates to MTWEVLSFIGTIAFAISGTIIAMEEEYDILGVYILGIITAFGGGAIRNLLIGVPVSTLWDQSFYFIIALLSITIVFVFPTILSKHWDRWGNFSDAIGLSAFAIQGAMYAVELNHPISAIIVSAALTGCGGGIVRDVLAGRKPLVFRKEIYVVWAIIAGMALGSGVLSQAWQLYTLFAIITILRVLSYTYNWHLPNKKWVPKT; encoded by the coding sequence ATGACATGGGAAGTATTAAGTTTCATAGGTACGATTGCTTTTGCCATTAGCGGCACCATCATCGCCATGGAAGAAGAGTATGATATTTTAGGAGTGTACATTTTAGGAATCATAACCGCGTTTGGCGGAGGTGCAATCAGGAACCTGCTGATAGGCGTCCCCGTTTCAACCTTATGGGACCAAAGCTTCTATTTCATCATCGCTTTACTATCCATTACCATCGTTTTTGTTTTTCCTACCATCCTATCGAAACACTGGGACAGATGGGGGAACTTCAGTGATGCCATTGGACTTTCAGCCTTCGCCATCCAAGGGGCGATGTATGCGGTAGAATTAAACCATCCAATTAGCGCCATCATTGTATCAGCGGCATTAACCGGATGCGGCGGCGGAATTGTCCGTGATGTGTTGGCCGGCCGGAAACCATTGGTCTTCAGAAAAGAAATTTACGTAGTTTGGGCCATCATTGCAGGCATGGCATTAGGAAGCGGTGTATTGTCCCAGGCATGGCAGCTATATACGCTCTTTGCGATCATTACCATTTTACGCGTCCTATCCTACACCTACAATTGGCACCTTCCCAATAAAAAATGGGTGCCGAAAACATAA
- the hflX gene encoding GTPase HflX, whose product MMKEKAVLIGCQTTEENERFEYSLDELASLAKTANGEVLMTITQKRTSIDPATYIGKGKVEELRNLEEELEPDLFIFNDELSPSQIRNLSKQLEARIIDRTQLILDIFAQRARSREGKLQVELAQLQYLLPRLVGQGTALSRLGGGIGTRGPGETKLESDRRHIRGKIDEIKQQLSGIVKHRERYRDRRKRNKAFQIALVGYTNAGKSTLFNRLTEADSFEENQLFATLDPMTRKAILPSGFTVLLTDTVGFIQDLPTSLIAAFRSTLEELKEADLLLHVVDSSSSDYFNHQKTVQDLLNDLEVPSIPQLTLYNKKDRTHADFVRTSSHPSLLVSAYEQSDLNQIMEEIEKYVIEEMVPYYVFLPSSEGKLLSQLKNETILRTLSFNEDSERYECKGFCLADHPLTGQLEKYSL is encoded by the coding sequence ATGATGAAGGAAAAGGCCGTGTTGATAGGGTGTCAGACAACGGAGGAAAATGAACGTTTCGAATATTCACTTGATGAATTGGCCTCGTTGGCGAAGACGGCGAATGGCGAGGTGCTGATGACCATCACCCAAAAAAGGACAAGCATCGATCCGGCTACATATATAGGAAAAGGAAAAGTGGAGGAGCTTCGGAACCTTGAAGAAGAGCTGGAGCCGGATTTATTCATCTTCAACGATGAATTATCCCCGAGTCAGATCCGAAACCTTTCCAAACAGCTAGAAGCAAGAATCATTGACCGGACACAGCTTATCCTCGATATATTTGCGCAACGCGCACGTTCCAGGGAAGGGAAGCTTCAAGTTGAATTGGCTCAGCTCCAATACCTATTACCGCGTTTGGTTGGACAGGGGACGGCATTGTCCAGGCTTGGAGGCGGAATTGGCACGAGGGGCCCGGGAGAAACGAAACTGGAAAGCGATCGTCGCCATATCCGCGGGAAAATTGATGAAATCAAGCAACAATTAAGTGGAATAGTGAAGCATCGTGAACGCTATCGCGACAGAAGAAAAAGGAACAAGGCTTTTCAAATCGCCCTTGTCGGTTATACGAATGCGGGTAAATCGACATTGTTCAACCGCCTGACGGAGGCGGATTCCTTCGAGGAAAACCAGCTGTTCGCGACTCTTGATCCCATGACGAGAAAGGCGATCCTGCCAAGCGGCTTCACCGTGCTCTTGACGGATACGGTCGGCTTTATCCAGGATTTGCCGACCTCCCTAATCGCAGCATTCCGCTCGACGCTGGAAGAATTGAAAGAAGCGGATTTATTGCTGCATGTGGTCGATTCCTCAAGTTCAGATTATTTTAACCATCAGAAAACGGTGCAGGATTTGCTAAATGACTTAGAAGTCCCTTCCATTCCACAACTAACATTGTATAATAAGAAAGACAGGACCCACGCCGATTTTGTAAGAACGTCCAGCCACCCTTCATTATTGGTCAGTGCCTATGAACAATCGGATTTGAATCAAATCATGGAAGAAATTGAAAAGTACGTGATTGAGGAAATGGTTCCTTATTATGTTTTTCTCCCTTCGAGTGAGGGTAAACTATTATCACAGCTGAAAAATGAAACCATCTTGCGCACTCTCTCCTTTAATGAAGACTCGGAAAGATATGAATGCAAAGGTTTTTGTCTAGCTGATCATCCATTGACAGGGCAGCTAGAGAAATATTCGTTATAA
- a CDS encoding methionine gamma-lyase family protein, with translation MYQQLTNGEMLQNIAKEVEAMISPLHKQVDERIEENQFRVLQSYQAHKVSDSHFIPTTGYGYDDIGRDTLELIYAEVFGAEAGLVRSQIISGTHAISTALFGILRPGDELLYITGKPYDTLEEIVGIRGTGIGSLRDFQISYNSVPLSRSGSVDFEAVKQAIQPHTKMIGIQRSKGYATRPSFTIAEIKEMISVVKEINPEIVVFVDNCYGEFVETQEPCHVGADLMAGSLIKNPGGGIVKTGGYIVGKKDLVEACSYRLTSPGIGAEAGASLYSLQEMYQGFFLAPHVVGQAVKGAIFTSALLGKVGMNTYPKWDAKRTDLIQSVQFDDRDKMVAFCQAIQYASPINSHVTPYPAYMPGYEDDVIMAAGTFIQGASIELTADGPTRAPYVAYVQGGLTYAHVKIAVLTAVNALMDKKLIQL, from the coding sequence ATGTATCAGCAGTTAACGAACGGAGAAATGTTGCAAAACATTGCCAAAGAAGTGGAAGCAATGATTTCTCCATTACATAAGCAAGTGGACGAACGAATTGAAGAAAATCAATTTCGTGTATTGCAAAGTTACCAAGCACATAAAGTGAGTGATTCCCATTTCATCCCTACGACGGGTTATGGCTACGATGATATAGGGCGCGATACGTTGGAATTGATTTATGCCGAAGTGTTTGGGGCGGAAGCAGGATTGGTGCGTTCCCAAATCATTTCTGGCACACATGCCATTTCAACTGCCCTTTTCGGCATCCTGCGCCCAGGCGATGAGTTATTATACATAACCGGAAAGCCATATGACACGTTGGAAGAGATTGTCGGCATTAGGGGAACCGGTATCGGTTCATTGCGGGATTTTCAAATAAGCTACAACTCCGTTCCGTTGTCGCGATCTGGAAGCGTTGATTTCGAGGCTGTCAAACAAGCCATTCAACCGCATACGAAGATGATCGGCATTCAACGTTCGAAGGGATATGCGACACGCCCATCCTTTACGATTGCTGAAATCAAGGAAATGATTTCGGTCGTAAAAGAGATCAATCCGGAAATCGTTGTATTCGTTGACAATTGCTACGGTGAATTTGTGGAAACGCAGGAACCATGTCATGTCGGAGCGGATTTGATGGCAGGGTCACTGATCAAGAACCCAGGTGGCGGGATAGTGAAGACCGGTGGCTACATTGTAGGTAAAAAAGATTTAGTTGAAGCTTGCTCCTACCGATTGACGTCTCCGGGAATAGGAGCCGAAGCAGGTGCATCGCTTTATAGCCTGCAGGAGATGTACCAAGGGTTCTTCCTTGCGCCGCATGTCGTTGGACAAGCTGTTAAAGGGGCGATTTTCACATCTGCATTGTTGGGGAAAGTCGGGATGAACACTTATCCGAAATGGGATGCAAAGCGCACCGATTTGATTCAATCAGTCCAATTCGATGATCGTGATAAGATGGTCGCCTTTTGTCAGGCAATCCAATATGCCTCACCGATCAATTCCCATGTGACGCCATATCCTGCCTATATGCCGGGCTATGAAGACGATGTCATCATGGCTGCAGGGACCTTCATCCAAGGTGCCAGCATCGAGCTTACCGCGGATGGGCCGACAAGGGCTCCATATGTAGCCTATGTCCAGGGCGGATTGACGTATGCCCATGTGAAAATCGCTGTATTGACTGCAGTGAATGCGCTGATGGACAAAAAACTGATCCAATTATAA
- a CDS encoding MerR family transcriptional regulator has translation MSGNNIRRSMPLFSIGIVMQLTELSARQIRYYEEHQLITPMRTDGNRRVFSLNDIDRLLEIKDLIEQGVNLAGIKKIFTVKEQNLPKTQDLEQAEKIRHDLSDEELRKLLRAELLQGSKHRTSLRQGDMSRFFQ, from the coding sequence ATGAGCGGCAACAACATTCGGCGTTCGATGCCTCTTTTTTCCATCGGAATCGTCATGCAGCTAACTGAGTTGTCTGCACGCCAAATTCGGTATTACGAAGAGCATCAATTAATTACTCCTATGAGAACAGATGGAAATCGTCGGGTTTTTTCTTTGAATGACATCGATCGACTGCTTGAGATTAAGGATTTAATCGAACAAGGAGTCAATCTGGCCGGCATCAAAAAGATTTTCACTGTAAAGGAACAGAATTTACCCAAGACACAAGATTTAGAACAAGCGGAAAAAATAAGACATGACCTTAGTGACGAGGAGCTTCGCAAGCTTCTGCGTGCCGAGCTCTTACAAGGAAGCAAGCACCGAACGTCTCTTCGGCAAGGGGATATGTCCCGTTTTTTCCAATAA
- the glnA gene encoding type I glutamate--ammonia ligase, translating into MAKFTREDITRLAKEENVKYIRLQFTDILGTIKNVEIPVSQLEKALDNKMMFDGSSIEGFVRIEESDMYLYPDLNTWVIFPWTSEKGKVARLICDIYNTDGTPFDGDPRANLKRVLAEAREMGFTDFNLGPEPEFFLFKLDAAGEPTLELNDKGGYFDLAPTDLGENCRRDIVLELEEMGFEIEASHHEVAPGQHEIDFKYADAISACDNIQTFKLVVKTIARKHGLHATFMPKPLFGVNGSGMHCNVSLFKGNENAFYDKSGKLELSKTAEQFIAGIIKHAPSFTAVTNPTVNSYKRLVPGYEAPCYVAWSAKNRSPLIRIPASRGVSTRVEVRSVDPAANPYLALAVLLKAGLDGIKNDLTPPAPVDRNIYVMNKEEREEVGIVDLPATLYAALETLKADPVIKDALGEHLLEHFIEAKEIEWDMFRTQVHPWEREQYMSMY; encoded by the coding sequence TTGGCAAAGTTCACACGTGAAGACATCACTCGTTTAGCGAAAGAAGAAAATGTTAAGTACATTCGTTTACAGTTTACTGACATTTTAGGGACAATTAAAAATGTTGAAATCCCGGTCAGTCAATTGGAAAAAGCGCTTGATAATAAAATGATGTTTGACGGATCTTCCATTGAAGGATTCGTACGTATCGAAGAATCCGATATGTATCTATATCCTGATTTAAATACATGGGTCATCTTCCCTTGGACTTCCGAAAAAGGCAAAGTGGCACGCTTGATTTGTGACATTTACAATACCGATGGAACACCTTTCGATGGGGATCCCCGTGCAAACTTAAAACGTGTTCTTGCTGAAGCTAGAGAAATGGGCTTCACGGATTTCAATCTAGGACCTGAACCAGAATTCTTCTTATTTAAACTGGACGCAGCTGGGGAGCCTACTCTGGAATTGAATGATAAAGGCGGATACTTTGACCTTGCACCTACGGACTTAGGGGAAAACTGCCGTCGTGATATCGTTCTTGAGCTTGAAGAAATGGGATTTGAAATTGAAGCATCCCACCATGAAGTAGCTCCAGGACAACATGAAATCGATTTTAAATATGCCGATGCCATTTCAGCTTGTGATAACATACAAACATTCAAACTTGTTGTTAAAACGATTGCCCGCAAACATGGCTTGCACGCCACATTCATGCCGAAACCATTATTCGGTGTTAACGGATCTGGAATGCACTGTAACGTTTCCCTATTCAAAGGCAACGAAAACGCATTCTATGATAAATCAGGCAAATTGGAATTAAGCAAAACAGCTGAGCAATTTATCGCAGGGATCATCAAGCATGCTCCAAGCTTCACAGCGGTAACGAACCCAACTGTTAACTCATACAAACGTCTAGTACCTGGCTACGAAGCGCCTTGCTATGTTGCATGGTCCGCTAAAAACCGCAGCCCGTTAATCCGTATCCCGGCTTCACGTGGAGTGAGCACGCGCGTAGAGGTACGCAGTGTCGACCCAGCAGCAAACCCATACCTGGCACTTGCTGTCCTGCTAAAAGCTGGTCTTGACGGAATCAAGAACGACCTGACTCCTCCAGCTCCGGTTGACCGCAATATCTATGTCATGAACAAAGAAGAGCGTGAAGAAGTAGGCATCGTTGACCTTCCGGCCACTTTATATGCTGCATTGGAAACATTGAAAGCCGATCCAGTCATCAAAGATGCGTTAGGCGAACACCTGCTTGAACACTTCATCGAAGCAAAAGAAATCGAATGGGATATGTTCCGCACGCAAGTCCACCCATGGGAACGCGAACAATATATGTCCATGTATTAA
- a CDS encoding site-specific integrase has protein sequence MAKYYKYKKKGQNKDFWEYRIYFHDPLTRKTKEKSKKGFESKKEAQLAAEEMEGMIREGFEITPESLKTYLNAWLNEYKRGTVAKNTFEIHKRNVENHIIPYFKNILLKNIKPIMYQKFINELTEKKYSKRTVEIIHGTMYNALEKARLLGKIKMNPCSGVTIKGEHKISELKFIESEHISSFLKAAHEYGYIYWIFFKVLIETGLRKGEAAALQWTDIDLKEKRIIINKSLDFQEASKDQSKIFGNVKTYHSKRVITISQSLANDLLYHKKYQNQNKLALQEDYYYDLNLILCRNDGNYMPKSSLFNSFTRILKKAELPPLPIHSTRHTHAVLQLEAGASMKYIQERLGHGSMQITADVYSHISKKIEHDTMDKYEAYMKNVLE, from the coding sequence ATGGCTAAATATTATAAATACAAAAAGAAAGGCCAAAACAAAGATTTTTGGGAATATCGAATTTACTTTCATGATCCATTAACAAGAAAGACTAAAGAAAAATCTAAAAAAGGATTTGAAAGTAAAAAAGAAGCCCAACTAGCCGCAGAAGAAATGGAAGGAATGATTCGTGAAGGGTTTGAAATAACACCTGAATCATTAAAGACGTATTTGAATGCCTGGTTAAACGAATATAAACGGGGTACAGTAGCTAAAAATACATTTGAAATACACAAGCGTAACGTTGAAAATCATATCATTCCATACTTTAAAAACATATTACTTAAAAATATAAAGCCGATAATGTATCAAAAATTCATTAATGAGCTAACAGAAAAGAAATATAGTAAAAGAACAGTAGAAATTATACACGGTACCATGTACAATGCATTAGAAAAGGCCCGATTGTTGGGGAAAATCAAAATGAATCCTTGCTCTGGAGTTACAATTAAAGGTGAACATAAAATCAGCGAATTAAAATTTATCGAGTCGGAACACATCTCTAGCTTTTTAAAAGCAGCCCATGAGTATGGCTATATTTATTGGATATTTTTTAAAGTACTAATTGAAACTGGTTTACGTAAAGGTGAAGCAGCTGCCTTACAATGGACAGACATTGACCTTAAAGAAAAAAGAATTATTATTAATAAATCCCTTGATTTTCAAGAAGCAAGTAAGGATCAAAGTAAAATCTTTGGCAATGTTAAAACGTATCATTCAAAACGTGTAATTACAATTAGTCAGTCCCTTGCAAATGATTTACTTTATCATAAGAAGTATCAAAACCAAAACAAATTAGCATTGCAAGAAGATTACTACTATGACCTAAATTTAATACTATGCAGAAATGATGGAAACTACATGCCGAAATCAAGCCTTTTTAATTCATTTACTCGTATCTTAAAAAAAGCTGAGCTTCCCCCCCTACCTATTCACTCTACTCGTCATACGCATGCAGTATTACAATTAGAGGCTGGCGCAAGTATGAAATACATCCAAGAGCGTTTAGGACATGGCAGTATGCAAATCACGGCAGATGTATACTCTCATATTAGTAAAAAAATTGAACATGACACAATGGATAAATACGAGGCGTATATGAAAAATGTCCTTGAATAA
- a CDS encoding ImmA/IrrE family metallo-endopeptidase: protein MHYHKLLTEYAEIPVKEIELQYGFRGLYRNGHIIIDKLQTNVQKRCVLAEELGHHFKTVGNIIDQTKLNNVRQEKIARRWAYNKLIPLPCFVEAYEYGCSNRFEISEFLNVTEEFLQEALERYIEKYGTYIYHKNLIIQFNPLNIFEKREKRYG from the coding sequence ATGCATTATCATAAATTACTTACGGAATATGCAGAGATTCCAGTGAAAGAAATAGAACTTCAATATGGCTTTAGAGGGTTATACAGGAACGGACATATCATAATTGATAAACTCCAAACAAATGTACAAAAAAGGTGCGTTCTGGCAGAAGAATTAGGGCATCATTTTAAAACGGTTGGAAATATTATTGATCAAACCAAGCTAAATAACGTTAGACAAGAGAAAATAGCTAGGCGGTGGGCTTACAACAAACTTATACCTTTGCCCTGCTTTGTTGAAGCTTATGAATATGGTTGTTCAAACCGCTTTGAAATTTCTGAATTTTTAAATGTTACTGAGGAGTTTTTACAAGAAGCTTTAGAGAGATATATTGAAAAATACGGCACTTATATTTATCACAAAAATCTTATCATTCAGTTCAATCCACTCAATATTTTTGAAAAGAGGGAGAAAAGATATGGCTAA
- a CDS encoding helix-turn-helix transcriptional regulator: MYSFGSILKKLRTSKKISIEQLAKQINERYETTISKSMISRYENNLAEPKMDIIRIFADFFNASPEYIMGIKEEDPTIQIKKNSKAIETIAAHLDGKEVTEEKMKDVLKYIDFIFQDDNK; this comes from the coding sequence ATGTACTCATTTGGATCTATCCTTAAAAAATTGCGGACATCTAAAAAGATAAGTATTGAACAGTTAGCGAAACAAATTAATGAAAGGTATGAAACAACGATTAGCAAAAGCATGATTTCTAGGTACGAAAATAATTTAGCAGAACCAAAAATGGATATAATCCGGATTTTCGCTGATTTTTTTAATGCATCACCTGAATACATCATGGGCATAAAAGAAGAGGATCCTACTATACAAATCAAAAAAAATAGCAAGGCAATTGAAACTATAGCTGCTCATTTGGATGGAAAAGAAGTTACAGAAGAGAAAATGAAGGACGTTTTAAAATATATTGATTTTATCTTTCAAGATGATAACAAATAA
- a CDS encoding helix-turn-helix transcriptional regulator produces MANINVGTSRRHQPYRKIKAYLVENNISQKELGVLLKKSQSAINQKLNGTGGDFSLREARLLSEYYAIPTKFFFEVDVPKKERLE; encoded by the coding sequence ATGGCAAATATAAATGTAGGCACCTCTCGCAGACATCAACCCTATAGAAAAATAAAAGCATACTTGGTGGAAAACAATATTTCTCAAAAGGAGCTTGGTGTCTTACTTAAAAAGAGCCAAAGTGCTATAAACCAAAAGTTAAATGGTACAGGAGGGGACTTTTCATTACGGGAAGCAAGGTTACTTTCTGAATATTATGCAATACCTACAAAGTTTTTTTTTGAAGTTGACGTTCCTAAAAAGGAACGATTGGAATGA
- a CDS encoding group-specific protein — MLNVQINEIEFKKIYLEKIKERLKEIDAELVFWDSRELERRTCMSWNTIQKEFFFNSDFPKRKIGGKWYFPAKEAKEFLLLWIETR; from the coding sequence ATTTTAAACGTTCAAATCAATGAAATTGAATTCAAAAAAATTTACCTTGAAAAAATTAAAGAAAGATTGAAAGAAATTGATGCTGAACTTGTCTTTTGGGACTCTAGAGAACTGGAAAGAAGAACTTGTATGTCTTGGAACACAATACAAAAAGAGTTCTTCTTTAATTCAGACTTCCCTAAAAGAAAGATCGGGGGCAAGTGGTATTTTCCAGCTAAGGAAGCTAAGGAATTTTTGTTGTTATGGATTGAAACTAGATAG
- a CDS encoding YozE family protein, with the protein MIILLTYKEWLLLFKGVKLPIGDIAIEVELDNEFPNTKDYKVLHEFVKFNYSDSFMRVFEYSFKMYYESTQKNV; encoded by the coding sequence GTGATAATATTGTTAACCTACAAAGAATGGTTATTATTATTTAAAGGTGTTAAATTGCCTATAGGTGATATTGCTATCGAAGTCGAATTAGATAATGAATTCCCAAATACCAAGGATTACAAAGTCCTTCATGAATTCGTTAAATTCAACTACTCTGATAGCTTTATGAGAGTTTTTGAATACAGTTTCAAAATGTATTACGAAAGTACTCAGAAAAACGTTTAA
- a CDS encoding host-nuclease inhibitor Gam family protein, with amino-acid sequence MNLLQQIELMEVEEIQSQETNFEITDINSLNWAFRKLSALKSKEKEIKQLANVERDRIAEWEKGELSSITNSTSFFESLITLYHAQQLADDPKAKTISTPYGKSKTRKSKEAPDKADEEVILQYVIENEMDEFIKNSVKWADLKKSLKIVEISGEKVVVDENGQIVPGVIVKPESISYSVEV; translated from the coding sequence ATGAATTTATTACAACAAATCGAGCTTATGGAAGTTGAGGAAATCCAATCACAGGAAACTAATTTTGAGATTACGGACATCAACAGCCTAAATTGGGCATTTCGTAAACTTTCTGCTCTTAAGTCAAAAGAGAAGGAAATTAAGCAGCTGGCAAACGTGGAACGTGATCGTATTGCCGAATGGGAGAAAGGTGAACTTTCATCCATTACGAACAGCACCAGTTTTTTCGAATCACTTATTACCTTATATCACGCTCAGCAATTGGCTGATGATCCCAAGGCTAAAACTATCAGCACACCTTATGGCAAATCTAAGACCCGTAAGTCGAAGGAGGCACCGGATAAGGCGGATGAGGAAGTAATCCTGCAATACGTGATTGAAAACGAAATGGATGAATTCATCAAGAATAGTGTGAAATGGGCTGACTTGAAGAAGTCATTGAAGATCGTGGAAATCAGTGGTGAAAAGGTTGTTGTAGATGAGAACGGCCAGATTGTACCTGGTGTAATCGTAAAACCAGAATCTATCTCTTATAGTGTGGAGGTTTAA
- a CDS encoding AAA family ATPase, whose translation MQTTNGSAIKKSEKAKVIIYSKPGDGKTTVSGLLPGKTLVLDIDGTSQVLQGYSNVDVAKIDSSDPHQSILDFYAHAKANIANYDNIFVDNLTHYQKLWLMSKGEKTKSGMPELKDYALFDNHLLKVIETFNGLDANVIYTAWETTRSIIQDDGQQYNQFIPDIRDKIVNHVMGIVHVVARLIRKADGTRGFMLEGNQSIFAKNHLDDRKGCVQEELLMSSINEKTGGNK comes from the coding sequence ATGCAAACTACCAATGGATCTGCAATTAAAAAAAGCGAAAAAGCAAAAGTCATCATTTATTCAAAGCCTGGCGATGGTAAAACAACAGTTTCCGGATTGTTACCTGGTAAGACATTGGTTCTCGATATTGACGGTACAAGCCAAGTGTTACAAGGCTACTCAAATGTCGATGTTGCCAAGATTGACTCGAGCGATCCTCACCAAAGCATTTTAGATTTTTATGCCCATGCAAAAGCCAATATCGCTAATTACGATAACATTTTTGTGGACAATCTCACACATTATCAAAAGCTTTGGTTGATGAGTAAGGGAGAAAAAACAAAAAGTGGAATGCCAGAATTAAAAGATTACGCTTTATTCGACAACCATTTGCTTAAGGTTATTGAAACATTCAATGGATTAGATGCCAACGTCATTTACACTGCCTGGGAAACTACTCGCAGCATTATCCAAGATGATGGGCAGCAATATAACCAATTCATTCCTGATATTCGGGATAAAATCGTTAATCACGTAATGGGGATTGTTCATGTTGTCGCTCGATTAATTAGGAAAGCAGACGGGACCCGCGGATTTATGTTGGAAGGTAACCAGAGCATATTTGCTAAGAATCATCTTGATGATCGTAAAGGCTGCGTGCAAGAAGAATTATTAATGTCATCCATAAATGAGAAAACAGGGGGAAATAAATAA
- a CDS encoding DUF669 domain-containing protein, giving the protein MSFFKFDEENVSTGFELVAEGKYEAIIINANAQDFQGHPTLNLDFEVRSDVPQAHQGAKILYNTLYFHNDDPEYKENNIKRVNSLIKACGFPNGFTFKDADDMAKQLFNKNLVITVKHQEDKKDKSKKYAKARFFDASKVSPPQQAGPTINIGDDDLPF; this is encoded by the coding sequence ATGTCATTCTTTAAATTTGATGAAGAAAACGTAAGCACAGGATTTGAGTTAGTAGCAGAAGGTAAATACGAGGCAATCATTATTAATGCAAATGCACAAGATTTCCAGGGCCACCCAACATTAAATCTAGACTTTGAGGTGCGTTCAGATGTCCCACAAGCTCATCAGGGTGCAAAAATCTTGTATAACACTTTATATTTCCACAATGATGATCCTGAGTATAAAGAAAACAACATTAAACGCGTCAACAGTCTAATCAAAGCATGCGGCTTCCCAAATGGATTTACATTTAAAGATGCTGATGATATGGCAAAACAGCTTTTTAATAAAAATTTGGTTATTACAGTTAAGCATCAAGAAGATAAAAAAGATAAATCAAAAAAATATGCTAAAGCTAGATTCTTTGATGCATCTAAGGTTAGTCCTCCACAACAAGCAGGGCCGACAATTAATATTGGTGACGATGATCTACCATTCTAA